One Clarias gariepinus isolate MV-2021 ecotype Netherlands chromosome 18, CGAR_prim_01v2, whole genome shotgun sequence genomic window carries:
- the txndc11 gene encoding thioredoxin domain-containing protein 11 produces the protein MKAAVLVRVVRDQMARRPMMLCAALLVTCGVILTLTLTCSRAKSVVALARPPVRFLSPSVPVVDLFLGQQDQAETLMEGSDVTVLFYYAPWCAHSIAAREHIHQVALHLSSQVQFVAVNCWWHQGKCRKQQNFYQYPVLHVYYRRFGPVPYKGPFIAEYLESFIHRVSAPLTYLSSRSALHTFLSHHEQGVVGFFDFNASPQPPGYLTFFLSALHALRKDPQGAVRFSVVTNRDVAAGMWVTEDQSVYLHRRFNASLVFPRSERNFTPENICNWIYENKESLITWIQPIGEKSHALEAELRKGPALLMFLPQSPRSDTQMLSEVSDIALRYYSCLTGWIYSSVWSPSGSALIKPKCCKSLHMSTNTNTKVCEVCVRSAWDLGAALNSFLSGALSTASSFCSNTQRSYSLLSHYTSCCRTLTHSLRPLMEGDGVTGLHCRTNKTLRFYALDSRLAWPLAQRLGAAGNRSTHSHTQTFTTIVSLREETHYVLQDAGREALERFILNFSATYSPLHRHLVGVSEASPPHSLIQEVTTDSFRAIVMDAEKDVLLFYYTGWCGFCTVLNHVLLRLARLYQGNSSFTVARVNVGLNDLPWEFMVDHLPTFLFFPRHRKHMSVKFPETTRVTLPNLVRFILNHSSPTPQGKAGPKVLLEVELHTLQGEVLSLQRARERLSQQLAALWRENRRLALHTKELQSHNAELQEQSSRLETLYQEKSRQLTEAIKRLQELADASEDLLSENSLLKVLLAVLREKDSVGRTGGWSWAEDRGKETHGPGEGEENETEDGMQDVS, from the exons ATGAAGGCAGCAGTGTTAGTCCGTGTGGTTCGGGATCAGATGGCGCGGAGACCCATGATGCTCTGCGCGGCTCTACTGGTCACCTGCGGGGTCATACTGACTCTCACACTCAcctgcag CCGTGCTAAGAGCGTGGTGGCGCTGGCCCGTCCCCCGGTGCGGTTCCTGTCCCCGTCTGTCCCGGTGGTGGACCTGTTTCTGGGACAGCAGGACCAGGCGGAGACGCTGATGGAGGGCTCTGATGTGACCGTGCTGTTCTACTACGCTCCGTGGTGTGCCCACTCCATCGCCGCCAGGGAGCACATCCACCAGGTGGCGCTGCACCTCTCCAGTCAG GTCCAGTTTGTAGCGGTGAACTGTTGGTGGCATCAGGGAAAGTGCCGGAAACAGCAGAACTTTTACCAGTACCCGGTTCTACACGTGTACTACAGAAG gtttggTCCTGTCCCGTATAAAGGGCCCTTTATAGCTGAATATTTGGAGAGTTTCATACACAGAGTCTCCGCCCCCCTAACCTACCTGTCCTCTCGCTCCGCCCTCCACACCTTCTTATCTCACCACGAG CAGGGTGTGGTGGGCTTCTTTGACTTTAACGCTTCCCCACAGCCACCTGGTTATCTCACCTTCTTCCTGTCTGCACTGCATGCACTCAGGAAAG ACCCTCAGGGGGCGGTGCGTTTCAGTGTCGTGACCAATCGGGACGTGGCGGCGGGGATGTGGGTGACGGAGGATCAGAGTGTGTATCTGCATCGACGCTTCAACGCTTCACTG gtGTTCCCGCGCTCCGAAAGGAACTTCACACCTGAGAACATCTGTAACTGGATCTATGAGAACAAAGAGAGCCTCATCACCTGGATTCAGCCAATAGGAGAGAAGAGTCACGCTCTGGAGGCGGAGCTACGTAAAGGACCCGCCCTGCTCATGTTCCTCCCACAGAGTCCGCGCTCGGACACTCAGATGCTGTCCGAG GTGTCTGATATAGCATTGCGTTATTACTCATGTTTGACAGGCTGGATCTACTCCTCTGTCTGGTCGCCGTCTGGCTCTGCCTTGATTAAGCCGAAGTGTTGCAAGTCCCTGCACATGTCcactaacactaacactaaggtgtgtgaggtgtgtgtgaggtcggCGTGGGACCTGGGGGCTGCGCTCAACTCGTTCCTGAGCGGTGCCTTGTCCACGGCGTCTTCCTTCTGCAGTAACACTCAGCGCAGCTACAGCCTGCTCAGTCACTACACCTCCTGCTGCAGGACCCTGACACACAGCCTCCGCCCCCTGATGGAGGGGGATGGGGTCACAGGGCTGCACTGTCGGACCAATAAGACGCTGCGCTTTTACGCTTTGGACTCGAGACTGGCGTGGCCGCTGGCCCAGCGGCTCGGAGCGGCGGGAAACCGcagcacacactcgcacacacagaCCTTCACCACCATCGTCAGCCTGAGGGAGGAGACACACTACGTACTGCAGGACGCGGGGAGAGAGGCGCTGG AGCGGTTCATCTTAAACTTCAGCGCCACCTACAGTCCACTTCACAGACACTTAGTGGGAGTCAGTGAAGCTTCACCCCCTCACTCTCTTATCCAGGAAGTGACTACAGACTCCTTCAGAGCCATAGTGATGGACGCAGAGAAG gatgtgttgttgttttactaCACAGGATGGTGCGGGTTCTGTACCGTTCTTAATCACGTTCTGCTTCGTTTGGCCAGGCTTTACCAGGGGAACAGCTCCTTCACAGTGGCCAG GGTAAACGTTGGTCTTAATGACCTGCCGTGGGAGTTCATGGTGGATCACCTGCCCACCTTCCTGTTCTTCCCCAGACACAG GAAGCACATGAGTGTGAAGTTTCCGGAGACCACCCGTGTCACGCTACCCAATCTGGTCCGATTCATTCTCAATCATTCCAGCCCCACCCCTCAGGGAAAGGCGGGGCCCAAGGTACTTCTGGAGGTGGAGCTTCACACGCTGCAGGGGGAGGTGCTGTCTCTGCAACGTGCCCGTGAGCGGCTGTCTCAGCAGCTGGCCGCTCTGTGGAGGGAGAACCGCCGCCTGGCGCTGCACACTAAGGAGCTGCAGTCCCACAATGCCGAGCTGCAGGAGCAGAGCTCCCGGCTCGAGACTCTGTACCAGGAGAAAAGCCGACAGCTCACCGAGGCCATAAAGAGGCTGCAGGAGCTTGCCGATGCCTCTGAGGACCTGCTGAGTGAGAACTCGTTATTGAAGGTCCTGCTCGCCGTCCTGAGGGAAAAGGACAGTGTAGGCAGGACAGGGGGCTGGAGTTGGGCTGAGGACAGAGGAAAGGAGACACATGGACCAGGGGAGGGCGAGGAGAACGAGACCGAGGACGGGATGCAGGATGTCTCCTGA